A window of Pyrobaculum aerophilum str. IM2 contains these coding sequences:
- the surE gene encoding 5'/3'-nucleotidase SurE: MKIVVTNDDGPHSPLLEPLVRGLEAVGNEVVVVVPERPRSAAGLARTYHKPLRVRRLGGYYVVNGFPADAVFLALKLIAPDAELVISGVNVGENIGIEATYGSGTVGAALQAGVLGVPSIAASMEVGGDVDFMIKVVEGAVASARAGLDGVLAVSINIPSVWKGGVYCVRKLARAVYRERLYEGVDPRGEKYYWRWGPRRSEFEPDTDAYYFYYMRGVTVLGLSESGVASVENFGRKLGQLIGAVKVDC; encoded by the coding sequence GTGAAAATCGTTGTGACAAACGACGACGGTCCTCACTCCCCGCTGTTAGAGCCGTTGGTGAGAGGCCTTGAAGCCGTTGGCAATGAGGTCGTAGTGGTGGTGCCTGAAAGGCCTAGATCGGCCGCTGGCCTTGCCAGGACTTACCACAAGCCGTTGCGAGTGAGAAGGCTTGGGGGGTATTACGTAGTTAACGGCTTCCCTGCAGACGCTGTATTTTTGGCGTTGAAGCTCATAGCCCCAGACGCAGAGTTGGTAATATCTGGCGTCAACGTAGGAGAGAACATCGGCATAGAGGCTACTTATGGTAGCGGGACCGTGGGCGCGGCCTTGCAAGCCGGCGTCTTGGGAGTCCCCTCAATAGCGGCCTCGATGGAGGTTGGAGGAGACGTGGATTTTATGATAAAAGTGGTGGAAGGGGCTGTGGCGTCGGCTAGGGCGGGGCTAGACGGCGTTTTGGCCGTCAGCATTAACATCCCAAGCGTGTGGAAAGGCGGCGTTTACTGCGTGAGAAAACTGGCGCGGGCGGTTTATAGGGAGAGGCTATACGAGGGAGTTGATCCAAGAGGCGAAAAATATTACTGGCGGTGGGGCCCCAGAAGATCTGAATTTGAACCTGACACCGACGCATATTATTTCTACTATATGCGCGGAGTAACTGTTCTAGGGCTCTCCGAGTCAGGCGTGGCGTCTGTTGAGAATTTCGGCAGAAAACTAGGCCAGCTTATTGGGGCTGTGAAAGTGGACTGTTAA
- a CDS encoding helicase C-terminal domain-containing protein produces the protein MRIVLNAPPGFGKSRLIARLASGRISLVFVRSHLEGLQMAQYVSEFGGVPGLLFGRKSLCPFGAENAAQCLWLRESGACKAKSRRPPTLIFDIDELYKAGVCPYEALHAEGREKNVVILPIAYLSKVSNISAVADLFENVEFVALDEAHNLLSVVEVSDSELYSKRYCQEEDGRLWCLVLPLAAEVVRGVRFIIAASASVVRYFSDFFTHFLNAKFIEIKTLPGAENLEVEHMPLKIRYTTRLKKDYVEAVLDKIREVYKEYRRVVVYLPNKELASYYANKLLDLPVSDKPLGDIDHVIVSYFGSPISEGVNLNVKAGVLVGFPIPNVKSKELWLKVRLIQRLGFDGYKYGVLFTAVNHVVQAVGRVLRGLERERKYILLIDDRFAEYKRLLPEYLSKAVK, from the coding sequence GTGAGAATTGTCTTAAACGCCCCTCCTGGCTTCGGCAAGTCGAGGCTAATTGCGAGATTGGCGTCGGGTAGAATATCTCTAGTGTTTGTAAGGAGCCATCTAGAGGGTCTGCAAATGGCCCAGTACGTCTCTGAGTTTGGAGGCGTGCCGGGGTTATTATTTGGGCGGAAGTCTCTGTGTCCTTTCGGGGCCGAGAACGCGGCGCAGTGTTTATGGCTTAGAGAGAGCGGGGCGTGCAAGGCGAAGTCCCGGAGGCCGCCCACATTAATTTTCGATATTGACGAGCTTTATAAAGCGGGGGTGTGTCCCTATGAGGCGCTACACGCCGAGGGCAGGGAGAAGAACGTAGTAATTCTGCCCATAGCCTATTTGTCAAAAGTCTCTAACATATCTGCAGTGGCTGATCTTTTTGAAAACGTAGAGTTCGTGGCGTTAGACGAGGCGCATAATTTACTCTCAGTGGTGGAGGTAAGCGACAGCGAGCTTTACTCTAAGAGATATTGCCAAGAAGAGGACGGCAGGCTTTGGTGTTTAGTACTGCCGCTAGCCGCCGAGGTGGTAAGGGGGGTGAGATTTATAATTGCGGCCAGCGCCTCTGTGGTTAGGTATTTCTCCGACTTTTTCACGCATTTTCTCAACGCCAAGTTTATAGAAATTAAAACCTTGCCGGGCGCGGAGAATTTAGAGGTTGAGCACATGCCGTTGAAAATCCGCTATACTACTCGTTTAAAAAAAGACTACGTAGAGGCGGTATTGGACAAGATAAGGGAGGTATATAAAGAATACAGGCGTGTAGTCGTCTACCTGCCTAATAAAGAACTCGCCAGTTATTACGCAAATAAACTATTAGACCTCCCAGTGTCAGACAAGCCGCTGGGCGATATAGATCACGTAATTGTCAGTTATTTCGGTTCTCCAATTTCTGAGGGAGTTAACTTAAACGTCAAGGCGGGGGTCTTAGTGGGATTCCCCATACCAAATGTCAAGAGCAAAGAGCTGTGGCTAAAAGTAAGGCTAATCCAGAGGCTGGGCTTTGACGGCTATAAATACGGAGTTCTATTCACCGCGGTAAATCACGTGGTACAAGCCGTGGGCAGGGTGTTAAGAGGCTTGGAAAGAGAGAGGAAGTACATCCTCCTTATAGACGACAGATTTGCCGAGTACAAGAGGCTCCTGCCTGAATATCTTTCAAAGGCGGTTAAGTAG
- a CDS encoding ATP-binding protein: protein MHSIAKVSQLMVSRALVTWAPNRGFLQRITKRALRQEHMAAVLLSRVRMMRAEEVAAVRHRIVHLREEAFAVAGVVDGRPLAFTVGRPSTVDALTFDLAEFTPYAFMLLPFQCGPSAYRLGWDDRGREVCMDPYQLESPHAVVIGKTGSGKTTWAKAQAAQARRLGRLVVAIDPHGHWADVATAVIDARKHIPEMAFSADSGEEGPSDADLLLDILRAAGVAVHDVHYTVILNALERAGGSADLAGLVGALARIRDPLSAMAVDSIYGRLKSLARARPAGLATSGAVAVTTYGDEGPASVMRLVSWLFAYALWAKRACPRPSCGPKLEIYIDEAHLLLRNLEALALAWRGLRKFGVRLVAISQDVQEFGPLSTIIANSDTKAVLAIAPEQLERVSRAVQIDRSVLERVATESLPGERHAVVRFGGRAPIFIRLARPEDVS from the coding sequence GTGCACTCGATCGCGAAGGTCTCCCAGCTGATGGTCAGCAGGGCGCTGGTGACCTGGGCGCCCAACAGGGGCTTCCTGCAGAGGATCACGAAGCGGGCCCTCCGGCAGGAGCACATGGCGGCGGTCCTCCTCAGCCGAGTCCGCATGATGCGGGCCGAGGAGGTGGCGGCGGTGAGGCACAGGATCGTCCACCTGAGGGAGGAGGCCTTCGCGGTTGCGGGGGTGGTGGACGGGAGGCCCTTAGCCTTCACCGTGGGGAGGCCCAGCACCGTGGACGCCCTGACCTTCGACCTCGCGGAGTTCACCCCCTATGCCTTCATGCTGTTGCCCTTCCAGTGCGGCCCCTCTGCGTACAGGCTGGGCTGGGACGACAGGGGGAGGGAGGTCTGCATGGATCCCTACCAGCTGGAGAGCCCCCACGCCGTGGTGATCGGCAAGACGGGATCTGGCAAGACCACGTGGGCGAAGGCCCAGGCCGCACAGGCCAGGCGGCTGGGGAGGCTAGTGGTGGCCATAGATCCCCACGGGCACTGGGCCGACGTCGCCACGGCCGTGATCGACGCCAGGAAACACATACCGGAGATGGCATTCTCGGCCGACAGCGGCGAGGAGGGCCCCTCAGACGCCGACCTCCTCCTGGACATACTGAGGGCCGCCGGCGTGGCGGTGCACGACGTGCACTACACGGTGATCCTCAACGCCCTGGAGAGGGCCGGGGGCTCCGCCGACCTCGCCGGGCTGGTCGGCGCGCTCGCGAGGATCCGGGACCCCCTCAGCGCCATGGCCGTCGACTCCATCTACGGCCGGTTGAAGTCCCTGGCCCGGGCCAGGCCCGCGGGGCTCGCCACGTCTGGCGCGGTGGCGGTGACCACGTACGGGGACGAGGGCCCCGCCTCCGTCATGAGGCTCGTCTCGTGGCTGTTCGCATACGCGCTGTGGGCCAAGCGGGCGTGCCCCAGGCCGTCCTGCGGGCCGAAGCTGGAGATCTACATAGACGAGGCCCACCTGCTGCTCCGCAACTTAGAGGCGCTGGCGCTGGCGTGGCGCGGCCTCAGGAAGTTCGGGGTCAGGCTCGTGGCCATAAGCCAGGACGTCCAGGAGTTCGGGCCGCTCTCCACCATCATCGCCAACTCGGACACCAAGGCCGTGCTGGCGATAGCGCCGGAGCAGCTGGAGAGGGTGTCCCGCGCCGTGCAGATAGACCGCTCCGTGCTGGAGAGGGTGGCCACCGAGTCGCTACCGGGGGAGCGCCACGCCGTTGTCCGGTTCGGCGGGAGGGCGCCGATCTTCATCCGGCTGGCCCGGCCAGAGGACGTCTCCTGA
- a CDS encoding CTP synthase, with product MPKLIIVTGGVMSGVGKGVVVASIGRILRARGLSVNAVKIDPYINVDAGTMNPYAHGEVFVTYDGGETDLDLGHYERFLDVELSKRNNITSGQIYLTVIEKERRGEYLGQTVQLIPHVTDEIKRRIVEASGGYDVTLVEIGGTVGDYEQLPFLEAARQLGLELGEDVVFIHVAWVPLLKITGEFKTKPLQHSVAELRRYGIQPDAVVVRSEKPIDANSIKKIALFAHVPQWAIFNSYDVDTIYRVPLILEQQGLGDFLTRRLRLPSRSPEYRDWEEFLSKLSAPKYRISVGMCGKYVELPDAYLSIVEALKHAGAALDARPELVWINSVEVEKNPDILRKLDLDAIVVLPGFGKRGTEGMIECIRHARMEKIPFLGICFGMQLAVVEFARNVLGLKGANSTELDPETPHPVVHLAPEQREVDVLGGSMILGNREVEIVPGTLAASLYGVSVITERHRHRYEVNLSYLPKFTEAGLVVSGWRRDIKRVEIIELPGHPYFIATQFHPEFKSRPAKPRPVFLGLLKAALFAKR from the coding sequence GTGCCGAAGTTAATAATTGTCACTGGCGGCGTGATGTCCGGCGTTGGCAAGGGAGTTGTAGTCGCTAGTATTGGAAGAATTCTCAGGGCCCGGGGCTTGTCGGTAAATGCCGTGAAAATAGATCCCTATATAAACGTAGACGCGGGGACTATGAACCCATACGCCCACGGAGAGGTGTTTGTCACTTACGACGGGGGAGAGACAGACCTAGATCTCGGCCATTACGAGCGTTTTCTAGACGTGGAGCTCTCCAAGAGGAATAACATAACGTCGGGGCAGATCTACCTCACAGTAATTGAGAAGGAGAGGCGGGGAGAGTATTTGGGCCAGACGGTGCAACTCATACCTCATGTAACTGATGAGATAAAGAGGAGGATTGTGGAGGCCTCCGGCGGTTACGACGTGACTTTAGTAGAGATAGGCGGGACGGTGGGAGACTACGAACAGCTCCCGTTTTTGGAAGCGGCTAGGCAGTTGGGGCTTGAGCTGGGAGAGGACGTGGTTTTTATACACGTGGCGTGGGTCCCGCTTTTAAAAATCACGGGAGAGTTTAAGACTAAGCCCCTTCAGCACAGCGTCGCTGAGCTTAGGCGCTATGGCATACAGCCCGACGCCGTTGTGGTGAGGTCTGAAAAGCCCATAGACGCCAACTCTATAAAGAAAATAGCGCTTTTCGCCCACGTGCCTCAGTGGGCTATTTTTAATTCATACGACGTTGATACTATATACCGCGTTCCCTTAATACTAGAACAGCAGGGATTGGGGGATTTCTTGACTAGGAGGCTCCGCCTTCCGTCGCGCTCCCCCGAGTATAGAGACTGGGAGGAGTTTTTATCCAAGCTGTCTGCTCCTAAGTACAGAATTTCCGTAGGGATGTGCGGGAAATACGTGGAGCTCCCTGACGCGTATTTGAGCATTGTGGAGGCTTTAAAACACGCAGGCGCCGCGCTTGACGCGAGGCCGGAGCTAGTGTGGATAAACTCGGTGGAGGTAGAGAAAAACCCGGACATACTCCGTAAATTAGATCTCGACGCCATAGTGGTACTGCCCGGTTTTGGCAAAAGGGGCACTGAGGGCATGATCGAGTGCATTAGACACGCCCGCATGGAGAAAATACCGTTTCTCGGCATTTGTTTCGGCATGCAACTGGCCGTGGTGGAGTTCGCCAGAAACGTCTTGGGACTAAAGGGGGCCAACTCCACAGAGCTTGATCCAGAGACGCCCCACCCAGTTGTACACTTGGCGCCTGAACAGCGGGAGGTAGACGTCTTGGGCGGGAGCATGATACTGGGCAATAGGGAGGTGGAAATAGTGCCGGGCACTCTCGCCGCATCGCTCTACGGTGTCTCTGTAATCACAGAGAGGCACAGACACCGCTACGAGGTGAATTTGTCTTATCTCCCCAAATTTACAGAGGCGGGGTTGGTAGTGTCGGGGTGGAGGAGGGATATTAAGAGAGTGGAAATTATTGAGCTGCCCGGACATCCCTATTTTATAGCCACGCAGTTCCACCCGGAGTTTAAGTCCAGGCCCGCCAAGCCCCGGCCTGTTTTTCTCGGGCTTTTAAAAGCGGCGTTATTCGCTAAGAGGTGA
- a CDS encoding phosphoribosyltransferase, whose protein sequence is MAIVEVGGVKVRFISWAEGIALSEALARRIEGDGYKPEVIVAISRGGLVPARIISDVLGVDDVISMGVKYWGLAQRRAERPLLYHSIEPGVIRDRKVLVVDEVADTGHTLMLAKNLLDLIGAAQIKTAVLHLKTTSQLTPDYYAERIEEWVWISYPWSRYEDLREFKKRGHDISKYIEKIC, encoded by the coding sequence ATGGCTATAGTTGAAGTTGGCGGGGTTAAAGTCAGGTTTATCTCCTGGGCCGAGGGGATAGCTCTAAGCGAGGCTTTGGCTAGGAGGATAGAGGGCGACGGGTATAAGCCTGAGGTCATTGTGGCCATCTCCCGCGGCGGGTTAGTGCCCGCTAGAATTATAAGCGATGTTCTTGGCGTTGACGACGTAATCTCCATGGGCGTCAAGTACTGGGGCTTGGCACAGAGGCGGGCTGAGAGGCCCCTGTTGTACCACAGCATAGAGCCAGGGGTTATTCGAGATAGGAAAGTACTTGTGGTGGACGAGGTGGCGGACACGGGACACACGCTAATGTTGGCCAAAAACCTCCTCGACTTAATAGGCGCGGCCCAAATAAAGACAGCTGTGCTACACTTAAAAACAACAAGCCAGCTCACCCCCGACTATTACGCCGAGAGAATAGAGGAGTGGGTGTGGATCTCTTACCCGTGGAGCCGCTACGAAGATCTCAGAGAGTTTAAGAAAAGGGGACACGACATTTCAAAGTACATAGAAAAGATATGTTAA
- a CDS encoding EamA family transporter, translating to MIDITLSIAAAVAYGVAPLVYRPALQCTNQFRAMSVFSTYSILLGLLLPWDGASLDGVLSAAAAALFGGVLGSWLYVTAVKIGGAAVGNISSSLYVVLLPIAAGKLALIPAALLVLLGSAIASSYDVVAKRGAFYGVVAAFVWTGSIMLYASAVRALGPGGALFTRGVIVLLATLLLGFNKPLCEAWRLVVGGFIDTFIGFGAYTSAIFYGDYVSATLIMSSYPLISALLEKPFMWRRVAGALAAVAGLVLVALTNK from the coding sequence GTGATTGACATAACGCTTTCTATAGCGGCGGCAGTTGCCTACGGCGTTGCGCCTCTAGTATACAGACCTGCTTTACAATGTACTAATCAGTTCAGAGCAATGAGCGTGTTCTCCACTTATTCAATTCTCCTGGGCCTGCTCCTCCCCTGGGACGGCGCCTCTCTTGACGGCGTTTTATCGGCGGCCGCCGCCGCTTTATTTGGCGGCGTGTTGGGATCATGGCTTTATGTAACAGCCGTTAAAATAGGGGGCGCTGCCGTGGGCAATATAAGTAGCTCGTTGTATGTAGTGTTGTTGCCCATCGCCGCAGGGAAGCTGGCCTTAATACCTGCTGCGCTGTTGGTGTTGTTAGGATCGGCAATTGCCTCTTCTTACGACGTGGTTGCTAAACGCGGGGCATTTTACGGCGTAGTAGCCGCCTTCGTGTGGACGGGCTCTATTATGCTCTACGCGTCAGCTGTCCGCGCGCTAGGCCCGGGAGGGGCTTTGTTCACAAGAGGAGTAATAGTGCTCCTCGCCACATTGCTGTTGGGCTTTAACAAGCCCCTCTGTGAGGCGTGGCGCCTGGTAGTTGGGGGGTTTATAGACACCTTCATTGGGTTTGGGGCATATACTTCCGCTATTTTTTACGGCGACTATGTAAGCGCCACGCTTATTATGTCCTCCTATCCCCTAATTTCAGCGCTTTTAGAAAAGCCGTTTATGTGGAGGAGAGTTGCCGGGGCTTTGGCGGCAGTGGCCGGCCTCGTGTTAGTGGCTTTGACAAATAAATAA
- the ndhC gene encoding NADH-quinone oxidoreductase subunit A, which produces MDDATAVALVYTVLFLLMVETVYLVMLIAPRRPTPYKLMRYEAGNPESGPAKAPLAMQYLGYVLMLVTLEPAVAIPLAVHIMFNNLQLTVITALIGGVVTVAASAYGYRYAKRIELWRVTS; this is translated from the coding sequence ATGGACGACGCGACGGCAGTAGCTCTGGTCTACACCGTCCTTTTCCTTCTTATGGTCGAGACTGTGTATTTAGTAATGCTCATCGCCCCAAGGCGCCCCACTCCTTACAAGCTAATGCGCTACGAGGCCGGGAACCCGGAAAGCGGTCCGGCCAAGGCGCCGCTGGCAATGCAGTACCTTGGCTACGTCTTAATGCTAGTCACGCTTGAGCCGGCAGTAGCTATACCGCTGGCAGTCCACATAATGTTTAACAACTTACAGCTCACAGTAATTACAGCACTTATAGGCGGCGTAGTTACCGTGGCGGCGTCGGCGTATGGCTACCGCTACGCCAAGAGGATAGAGCTGTGGAGAGTCACCTCTTAG
- a CDS encoding ATP-binding protein gives MLELALLLLLLAFTFNDGVFIGIGKTGPVEIPLDRHIVITGPTRSGKTKLAKKIVARSGLPALVLDWHGEYEGLSIDARKIKIDIEKFDKKLLVEILGLSLNLNEPSIYFLYRAIRNQKLRDIKDVVAALEDFLVATRSEVEMKAAIARRLEYVMDVFEKGIIPVEKIFKYKKTIIINLSKLKLYEEKILISLFILSSLYNYLFEKGPSKKVDRLLVVDEAQNILKRGDVVKYLVFESAKYGLRLVLVSNEMPPEDILVHATLVLTRPHYAYSLKTKRAAVIRDNTIKELWII, from the coding sequence GTGTTAGAACTGGCTTTGTTATTGCTACTGCTGGCTTTTACGTTTAATGACGGCGTATTTATTGGAATTGGGAAAACAGGGCCTGTGGAAATACCGCTGGATAGGCATATAGTAATAACAGGCCCGACTAGAAGCGGCAAGACTAAACTCGCGAAGAAAATCGTGGCGAGGTCGGGGTTGCCGGCTCTTGTGCTTGATTGGCACGGCGAGTACGAAGGGCTATCAATAGATGCAAGAAAAATAAAAATTGACATTGAGAAATTTGATAAAAAATTACTAGTAGAGATTTTGGGCCTCTCTCTTAATCTAAACGAGCCAAGTATTTACTTCCTTTATAGGGCAATACGTAACCAAAAACTACGAGACATTAAAGACGTAGTTGCCGCGTTAGAGGACTTTTTAGTGGCCACGAGGAGCGAGGTGGAGATGAAGGCTGCAATTGCCAGAAGGCTTGAATACGTAATGGACGTGTTTGAAAAAGGCATTATACCGGTGGAGAAAATTTTTAAATATAAAAAGACTATTATTATTAATTTATCTAAATTGAAATTATATGAAGAAAAAATATTAATATCACTATTTATATTATCATCTTTATATAATTACTTATTTGAGAAAGGGCCGTCTAAAAAAGTCGACAGGCTACTCGTAGTAGACGAGGCGCAGAATATTTTAAAACGCGGCGATGTTGTGAAATACTTGGTTTTTGAAAGCGCCAAGTACGGCCTGAGATTAGTGCTTGTGAGTAACGAAATGCCCCCAGAGGATATACTAGTCCATGCAACTCTAGTGTTAACTCGCCCTCATTACGCATACAGTTTAAAAACTAAGAGGGCGGCGGTGATCCGTGACAACACAATAAAAGAGTTATGGATAATATAG
- a CDS encoding zinc ribbon domain-containing protein: protein MMAYRTVLIRRKVEEIPSEKLVEFLGAQGGINKRVALRGDQFSVDLQGGEIRIGQGEGAIVIRLRRAEVRGILQRLKEGGRLEEAYAWVGPTGRSDLFTFNVALVFAKETEPYQPTRLTAVDVIALHNGVVWATVDGERVLQKGVYRPDLGKIGRIQREISRLEALCASGEEDHCERVAALRRRVKNILRQFEDETAKKLVMEARRNKAVIVVSVPDPRQVSDRGIRLNAERLRRRIRELASWYGVPYREDRLYSAVCPRCGIEMGELSDRKLRCQQCGFEAPREKVLALWAQRRFSELI, encoded by the coding sequence ATGATGGCGTATAGAACAGTGCTTATACGGAGAAAAGTGGAGGAGATTCCGTCAGAGAAGCTGGTGGAGTTTCTGGGAGCGCAAGGGGGTATCAACAAGCGGGTGGCACTCCGCGGAGATCAGTTCTCTGTCGATCTCCAAGGGGGCGAGATCAGAATTGGACAGGGCGAAGGCGCAATTGTAATAAGGCTGAGGAGGGCAGAAGTGAGGGGGATACTCCAGAGGCTGAAGGAGGGCGGCCGGCTGGAGGAGGCCTACGCCTGGGTGGGCCCCACTGGGCGGTCTGACTTATTCACCTTTAACGTGGCGCTGGTATTCGCCAAAGAGACGGAGCCCTACCAGCCTACCCGCCTAACCGCAGTTGATGTCATCGCTCTACACAACGGCGTGGTGTGGGCGACTGTAGATGGGGAGCGCGTACTGCAAAAAGGCGTCTACAGGCCGGACTTGGGGAAAATTGGCCGCATACAGAGGGAAATCTCCCGCCTTGAGGCCCTCTGTGCGAGCGGGGAGGAGGACCACTGTGAAAGAGTAGCGGCGCTCCGCAGACGCGTGAAAAACATCTTGCGCCAGTTTGAAGATGAAACGGCGAAGAAGCTAGTAATGGAGGCGAGGCGCAACAAGGCGGTGATTGTGGTAAGCGTGCCAGACCCCCGCCAGGTCTCAGACAGAGGAATCCGCCTCAACGCGGAGAGGCTGAGGAGGCGGATTAGAGAGCTGGCCTCATGGTACGGAGTGCCGTACCGTGAGGACAGGCTGTACTCCGCGGTGTGCCCCCGGTGTGGGATAGAAATGGGGGAGCTGTCGGATAGGAAGCTGAGGTGTCAGCAGTGCGGCTTTGAGGCGCCGAGGGAGAAAGTGTTGGCGCTGTGGGCGCAGAGGCGGTTCTCCGAATTAATTTAA
- a CDS encoding recombinase family protein: MITAVTYIRVSTEEQDPENQRVFLERWAGERGIYIVKHYVDVGVSGATEPWERPAFRQMASEVDKLEPRPRVLLVYEISRLVRSFQELFTLLDVVENRLGLVVVSASEREQALQNLDGVYRQFLRAVLAFVATMEREFIRQRTKTALERARLQGKVWNVAEKRRDLTQAVVEMYLSGASLRETARAFGLSLYEVRRILSNAGVYRPSPYTCPRCFSKMKVAERTAKISNGKYTVVERLYCYNCGYEEIREG; encoded by the coding sequence GAGGAGCAGGACCCGGAAAATCAACGGGTGTTTTTAGAGAGGTGGGCCGGGGAGAGGGGGATTTACATTGTTAAGCACTATGTCGACGTGGGGGTGTCCGGAGCGACGGAGCCTTGGGAGAGGCCGGCCTTTAGACAAATGGCCTCTGAGGTGGACAAGCTGGAGCCGAGGCCGCGGGTGTTGCTCGTGTACGAAATTTCGAGGCTAGTGCGCTCTTTCCAAGAGCTCTTTACTCTGCTAGACGTGGTGGAGAACAGACTGGGTCTCGTGGTAGTCTCAGCCTCGGAGAGGGAGCAGGCCCTGCAGAACCTCGACGGAGTTTATAGACAGTTCTTACGGGCAGTTTTGGCCTTTGTGGCGACTATGGAGAGAGAGTTTATAAGACAGAGGACTAAGACGGCGCTTGAGAGGGCGCGCCTCCAGGGGAAGGTGTGGAACGTCGCCGAGAAGCGGCGGGATTTGACGCAGGCCGTAGTGGAGATGTACCTATCGGGGGCCTCGCTGAGGGAGACCGCCAGGGCCTTCGGCCTCTCACTGTATGAAGTAAGGCGAATTCTGTCAAACGCGGGGGTGTACAGGCCAAGCCCCTACACGTGCCCCCGTTGCTTCTCAAAAATGAAAGTAGCTGAGAGGACGGCTAAAATCTCCAACGGGAAGTACACAGTGGTGGAGAGGCTCTATTGTTATAATTGCGGCTACGAGGAGATCAGGGAGGGATAA